A region from the Arcanobacterium buesumense genome encodes:
- the rplA gene encoding 50S ribosomal protein L1, with product MAKRSKNYRKAAELIQAGEIYTPAEAIELAQKTSVTKFPSTVEVMYRLGVDPRKADQMVRGTVNLPHGTGKTARVIVFAVGDKAQAALEAGADEVGGDELIEKVAGGWTDFDAAVATPDLMGKVGRLGRVLGPRGLMPNPKTGTVTMDTAKAVNDIKGGRIEFRVDKHGNLAFIIGNTSFTKEQLIENFTAAHEEIMRLKPASSKGRYLLKATVSTTMGPGIRIDATKSSKEA from the coding sequence ATGGCAAAGCGCTCAAAGAATTATCGTAAGGCTGCTGAGCTCATCCAGGCTGGCGAAATTTATACGCCAGCTGAAGCGATTGAGCTAGCACAGAAGACGTCCGTTACTAAGTTCCCATCTACCGTTGAGGTTATGTACCGCCTCGGTGTTGATCCGCGTAAAGCTGATCAGATGGTTCGTGGCACTGTTAATCTGCCACACGGAACTGGTAAGACGGCACGCGTTATCGTTTTCGCAGTTGGCGACAAAGCACAAGCAGCTCTTGAAGCTGGTGCTGATGAAGTCGGCGGCGACGAGCTCATCGAAAAGGTCGCAGGTGGCTGGACCGACTTCGATGCAGCTGTTGCAACCCCGGATCTCATGGGTAAGGTTGGCCGTTTAGGTCGCGTGCTTGGTCCACGTGGTTTGATGCCTAACCCAAAGACCGGTACCGTGACAATGGATACCGCTAAGGCTGTTAACGACATCAAGGGTGGACGTATTGAGTTCCGTGTTGATAAGCACGGTAACCTTGCTTTCATCATTGGTAATACATCCTTCACCAAGGAACAGCTCATTGAAAACTTCACTGCAGCTCACGAAGAGATCATGCGTTTGAAGCCAGCCTCATCTAAGGGTCGTTACTTACTCAAAGCAACCGTATCAACTACGATGGGCCCTGGTATTCGCATCGATGCAACCAAGAGCTCAAAGGAAGCCTGA
- the udk gene encoding uridine kinase translates to MSTSLVIGIAGGTGSGKTTLTRAIESRFAPHASVIFHDSYYKAHNDLSYEERSQLNYDHPQSFDNDLLVDHLHSLLNGQAIESPVYDYANHNRAVETQHIEPAPVLILEGILIFAEPRLCDLCDVKIFVDTDADVRILRRIKRDVVERGRSLESVESQYLGTVKPMHEIYVEPSKRRADLIVPEGGHNLVALDMLFHRIDGELKKLAQ, encoded by the coding sequence GTGAGTACATCGTTAGTCATCGGTATTGCAGGTGGTACTGGAAGTGGAAAGACGACCTTAACGCGGGCGATTGAGTCGCGGTTTGCCCCGCATGCGTCAGTTATTTTTCATGATTCCTACTATAAAGCTCATAATGATTTGAGCTATGAGGAACGTTCCCAGCTCAATTATGATCATCCCCAATCTTTCGATAACGATCTTTTAGTTGACCATCTTCACTCATTGCTGAACGGTCAGGCAATCGAATCACCTGTTTATGATTATGCGAACCACAATAGGGCAGTTGAAACCCAACACATTGAGCCTGCACCGGTACTTATTCTTGAAGGTATTTTGATTTTTGCCGAGCCACGTTTGTGCGATTTGTGTGACGTAAAGATTTTTGTTGATACCGACGCCGATGTGCGTATTTTGCGACGTATCAAACGTGATGTGGTGGAGCGTGGGCGCTCATTAGAATCGGTGGAGTCGCAGTATTTAGGCACGGTTAAGCCAATGCATGAAATATATGTAGAGCCGTCAAAACGCCGTGCAGATCTGATTGTGCCAGAAGGTGGGCATAACCTTGTTGCCCTCGATATGCTGTTCCATCGTATAGATGGGGAGCTGAAGAAATTGGCGCAGTAG
- the rplL gene encoding 50S ribosomal protein L7/L12 has protein sequence MAKLTAEELIEAFKELTLVELNDFVKKFEEEFDVEAAAPVAVAAAAPAAGGAAEAAEEKDEFDVILESAGDKKIAVIKEVRALTSLGLKEAKDLVDGAPKPILEGVNKETAEKAKEQLEGAGATVTLK, from the coding sequence ATGGCTAAGCTCACCGCTGAAGAGCTCATCGAAGCTTTCAAGGAGCTCACCCTAGTTGAGCTCAACGACTTCGTTAAGAAGTTCGAAGAAGAATTTGACGTAGAAGCTGCTGCTCCAGTTGCAGTTGCTGCTGCTGCCCCAGCTGCTGGTGGCGCTGCTGAAGCTGCTGAAGAGAAGGACGAATTTGACGTCATTCTCGAATCTGCTGGCGACAAGAAGATTGCAGTCATCAAGGAGGTGCGCGCTCTTACCTCCCTCGGTCTGAAGGAAGCTAAGGACCTCGTTGATGGTGCACCTAAGCCAATCCTCGAAGGTGTCAACAAGGAAACCGCTGAGAAGGCTAAGGAACAGCTCGAAGGTGCTGGCGCAACTGTCACCCTTAAGTGA
- the rplJ gene encoding 50S ribosomal protein L10: MARTDKSAAIAELKELFSGSSAVLVTEYRGLTVAQMKTLRRAMGQEATYVVAKNTLARIAAKEAGVEGLDDALSGPTALAFVTGDIASAAKAVKNFAKENPALIVKAGVLEGTLLAAEDVSKLADLESREVLLAKAAGALKASMQKAAFVFNAPATKLVRTVDALRAKQEEAAA; encoded by the coding sequence ATGGCACGGACCGACAAGTCTGCAGCGATCGCAGAGCTCAAGGAGCTATTCTCGGGTTCTTCGGCCGTTCTCGTAACTGAGTACCGTGGACTGACTGTTGCACAGATGAAGACTCTTCGTCGCGCAATGGGTCAAGAAGCTACGTACGTTGTTGCGAAGAACACCCTCGCTCGCATCGCGGCTAAGGAAGCTGGCGTCGAAGGTCTCGATGACGCGCTTTCCGGCCCGACTGCACTGGCATTCGTCACCGGTGACATCGCTTCCGCAGCTAAGGCAGTGAAGAACTTCGCCAAAGAAAACCCGGCACTTATCGTTAAGGCTGGTGTTCTTGAAGGCACGCTTCTGGCTGCTGAAGATGTTTCGAAGCTCGCCGATCTCGAATCTCGCGAGGTCCTTTTGGCCAAGGCTGCCGGAGCTCTCAAGGCTTCCATGCAGAAGGCTGCATTTGTTTTCAACGCACCAGCAACCAAGTTGGTACGCACTGTCGACGCACTACGTGCGAAGCAAGAAGAAGCTGCTGCCTGA
- the rplK gene encoding 50S ribosomal protein L11, which produces MPPKKKVAGLIKLQIQAGMATPAPPIGPALGQHGVNIVEFTKAYNAATESMRGNIVPVEITVYEDRSFTFITKTPPAAELIKKAAGIKKGSGIPHTNKVAHLTADQLREIAKTKEPDLNANDIDNAARIIAGTARSMGVTTDEI; this is translated from the coding sequence ATGCCACCGAAGAAGAAGGTTGCCGGTCTGATCAAGCTCCAGATTCAAGCTGGAATGGCCACCCCGGCTCCGCCGATCGGCCCAGCTCTGGGTCAGCACGGCGTTAACATTGTGGAATTCACGAAGGCATACAATGCTGCTACTGAATCCATGCGCGGAAATATTGTCCCAGTTGAGATTACGGTTTACGAAGATCGTTCGTTTACCTTTATCACCAAGACTCCACCTGCTGCTGAACTTATTAAGAAAGCTGCCGGTATTAAGAAGGGTTCTGGAATTCCGCACACCAATAAGGTTGCTCACCTCACCGCAGATCAATTGCGTGAGATTGCAAAGACTAAAGAACCAGACCTCAACGCCAACGATATCGACAACGCTGCTCGCATTATTGCCGGCACCGCTCGTTCGATGGGCGTGACCACCGACGAGATCTAA